In Deinococcota bacterium, the genomic window ATTGAACGAGGACGCACAACTATTCCAGACGTACAGCCATTCCTGCATGCAGTGTACGAAGATCCTCGTATTGAAATTTATCCTCTTACTCTCGAAGTCTTTGATCGTAGTCAAACGCCTGAAGGGCTAAAGATTCCCGAATTGCACGACAGGTTCATTGTTAGTACGGGATTGCATTTACGAGATTTGGGTCACGTGGTGAAGATGTTGACCAAAGATGAGGCTATCACTGATGCAGGGGTTCTTGATGTCCTTTGGTAAGCTCTGCCAATACCA contains:
- a CDS encoding PIN domain-containing protein, producing MANKYILDTHALVWFLESNKRLSQSAKAVMEHIDSEMVLPLIALAEATIIIERGRTTIPDVQPFLHAVYEDPRIEIYPLTLEVFDRSQTPEGLKIPELHDRFIVSTGLHLRDLGHVVKMLTKDEAITDAGVLDVLW